One stretch of Bosea vaviloviae DNA includes these proteins:
- a CDS encoding SAM-dependent methyltransferase, with protein MFLLPKLLKRFVRHGRLTVITPDNQRHVFGSGPAEILFAGQMKTAPAVTVRFHDDKIEREIFLNPEMALAEGYMDGRIDFEDGSSIHDLLSLFWMQRKELRKHPIQKVVRNIRFRIRRLRMHNPLGLAGKKVKHHYDIPTEFYKLWLDETMTYSCAYWHSPEVGLEAAQKAKLRHLAAKLKIEPGMTVLDIGSGWGELAIYLAKACGAKVTGLNVSPDQMAAAQKRAEAAGVGDAVTFINKDYRELKGSFDRVVSVGMMEHVGVAHYLEYFEAIRDLLTPDGIALVHCIGRVGPPGFTGPFFDKYIFPGGYAPAMSEVFAAVEQTGLWSSDCEFWRRHYHWTLHAWRERFMAHRPEVVTMMGERFARMWEFYLSACEISFDIGGDMVFQLLLGPHKSAVPVVRDYITDAEKALEARGF; from the coding sequence ATGTTTTTGCTACCCAAGCTGTTGAAGCGCTTCGTCCGGCACGGCCGGCTGACCGTGATAACCCCTGACAACCAGCGCCATGTCTTCGGCTCCGGGCCGGCCGAGATCCTGTTCGCGGGCCAGATGAAGACGGCGCCGGCCGTCACCGTTCGCTTCCATGACGACAAGATCGAACGCGAGATCTTCCTCAATCCGGAGATGGCGCTGGCCGAAGGCTATATGGACGGCCGGATTGATTTCGAGGACGGCTCGTCGATCCACGATCTGCTGTCGCTGTTCTGGATGCAGCGCAAGGAGTTGCGCAAGCACCCGATCCAGAAGGTCGTCCGCAATATCCGCTTCCGCATCCGGCGCTTGCGCATGCACAATCCGCTCGGGCTCGCCGGCAAGAAGGTCAAGCACCACTACGACATCCCGACCGAGTTCTATAAGCTCTGGCTCGACGAGACGATGACCTATTCCTGTGCCTATTGGCACAGCCCCGAGGTCGGGCTGGAAGCTGCACAGAAGGCCAAGCTGCGCCACCTCGCGGCCAAGCTGAAGATCGAGCCGGGCATGACCGTGCTCGATATCGGCTCGGGCTGGGGCGAGCTCGCGATCTATCTCGCCAAGGCCTGCGGCGCGAAGGTGACGGGGCTCAACGTCTCGCCCGACCAGATGGCCGCCGCGCAGAAGCGTGCCGAGGCGGCGGGCGTCGGTGATGCCGTGACTTTCATCAACAAGGACTATCGCGAACTCAAGGGCAGTTTCGACCGTGTCGTCTCGGTCGGCATGATGGAGCATGTCGGCGTCGCGCATTACCTTGAATATTTCGAGGCCATTCGTGACCTGCTGACGCCGGACGGCATTGCGCTGGTGCACTGCATCGGCCGCGTCGGGCCGCCGGGCTTCACCGGGCCGTTCTTCGACAAATACATCTTCCCGGGCGGCTACGCGCCGGCGATGTCGGAGGTCTTCGCTGCGGTCGAGCAGACAGGCCTGTGGTCGTCGGATTGCGAGTTCTGGCGGCGGCACTACCACTGGACGCTCCATGCCTGGCGCGAGCGCTTCATGGCCCATCGGCCGGAGGTCGTGACGATGATGGGCGAGCGCTTCGCGCGGATGTGGGAGTTCTATCTCTCGGCCTGCGAGATCTCCTTCGACATTGGCGGCGACATGGTCTTCCAGCTCCTGCTCGGCCCGCATAAGAGCGCGGTGCCGGTGGTGCGCGACTACATCACGGATGCCGAGAAGGCGCTAGAAGCGCGGGGATTCTGA
- a CDS encoding PilZ domain-containing protein yields MEKRSSKRSRSRLRSAKLFDASQRFLVECRIIDLSPSGARLKPESDRPLPLELFYHDDDKIFAPAALIWIKKREIGIRFLDEVTAEDKAEAPETPEAELRNASPSAESRMMSDGTRSDPI; encoded by the coding sequence ATGGAAAAACGAAGCTCGAAGCGCTCGCGCTCGCGCCTGCGCTCGGCGAAGCTGTTCGACGCCTCGCAGCGTTTCCTCGTCGAGTGTCGCATCATCGACCTGTCGCCGAGCGGTGCCCGGTTGAAGCCGGAGAGCGACCGGCCGTTGCCGCTTGAGCTTTTCTATCACGACGACGACAAAATCTTCGCGCCGGCCGCCCTCATCTGGATCAAGAAGCGCGAGATCGGCATCCGCTTTCTCGACGAGGTCACAGCCGAGGACAAGGCGGAGGCCCCCGAGACTCCCGAAGCGGAGTTGCGAAACGCTTCGCCATCGGCCGAGAGCCGGATGATGTCAGATGGAACACGAAGTGATCCCATCTGA
- a CDS encoding class I SAM-dependent methyltransferase: protein MSWRDFWNGEHSIYVSPRHKALHYRQIARDLVGQIPASDAVVLDHGCGEALSADLVAAACGKLYLCEAAPNVRERLRAMFGRIGHLAVVSPEEVEALPEATLDLVVANSLIQYLSREELVALLRTWLAKLKPGGKLVIADVIPPDVSPLTDASQLLAFAWRGGFLAAALAGLVRTAFSDYRKLRAQYGLSTYAAEQITALIAQAGFEAIAPARNFGHNPHRMTFEARRPG, encoded by the coding sequence ATGTCCTGGCGCGATTTCTGGAACGGCGAGCATTCCATCTACGTTTCGCCGCGCCACAAGGCGCTGCATTACCGGCAGATCGCCAGGGATCTGGTCGGGCAGATCCCGGCCTCCGACGCCGTCGTGCTCGACCATGGCTGTGGCGAGGCCTTGAGCGCCGACCTTGTCGCCGCCGCCTGCGGCAAGCTCTATCTCTGCGAGGCGGCGCCGAACGTCCGCGAACGGCTGCGCGCGATGTTTGGACGCATCGGTCATCTCGCCGTGGTCTCGCCGGAGGAGGTCGAGGCGCTGCCGGAGGCAACGCTCGACCTCGTCGTGGCGAATTCGCTGATCCAGTATCTCAGCCGCGAGGAGCTCGTTGCCCTGCTGCGCACCTGGCTCGCCAAGCTCAAGCCGGGCGGCAAGCTCGTCATCGCCGATGTGATCCCGCCCGATGTCAGCCCGCTCACCGACGCCTCGCAACTCCTGGCCTTCGCCTGGCGCGGCGGGTTTCTGGCGGCAGCGCTGGCCGGCCTCGTGCGCACCGCCTTTTCCGACTACCGCAAGCTCAGGGCGCAATACGGGCTCTCGACCTATGCGGCGGAGCAGATCACGGCGCTGATCGCGCAGGCCGGTTTCGAGGCCATCGCGCCGGCCAGGAATTTCGGCCACAATCCACACCGTATGACCTTCGAGGCGAGGCGTCCCGGCTGA
- a CDS encoding DsbA family protein: MIQLDYLFDPLCGWCYGATPMIATLADHGEIALRLVPTGLFAGSGVRRMDEAFAAYAWSSDQRIAQMTGQSFTEAYRRQVLTVADHLLDSGPASLALTTVARHAPERERETLRAIQEARYVEGQDITALPVLLGILERLDLPAAAAELADPSDELLAADEARMTEGRTLMAAHHASGVPALIRHDGDETKLLRLDALFGDFTAFLGQLGLAQPDKATS; the protein is encoded by the coding sequence ATGATCCAGCTCGACTACCTATTCGATCCGCTCTGCGGCTGGTGCTACGGGGCCACGCCGATGATCGCGACGCTGGCGGACCATGGCGAGATCGCCCTGCGACTGGTGCCGACCGGGCTGTTCGCCGGTTCGGGCGTGCGACGCATGGACGAGGCCTTCGCGGCCTATGCCTGGTCGAGCGACCAGCGCATCGCGCAAATGACCGGGCAGAGCTTCACCGAGGCCTATCGCAGGCAAGTGCTCACTGTAGCGGACCATCTCCTCGATTCAGGCCCGGCCTCGCTGGCGCTGACAACGGTTGCGCGGCATGCACCCGAGCGCGAGCGGGAGACGCTCCGGGCGATCCAGGAGGCACGCTATGTCGAGGGGCAGGACATCACAGCCCTGCCGGTTCTCCTCGGCATCCTGGAGCGGCTCGACCTGCCCGCTGCTGCGGCCGAACTCGCCGACCCCAGCGACGAACTGCTCGCGGCCGACGAGGCGCGCATGACGGAGGGCCGCACCCTGATGGCCGCGCATCACGCCAGCGGCGTCCCGGCGCTCATTCGGCACGATGGCGATGAAACGAAGCTGCTGCGCCTGGACGCACTCTTTGGAGACTTCACCGCCTTCCTCGGCCAGCTCGGCCTGGCCCAGCCGGATAAAGCGACCTCCTGA
- a CDS encoding aspartate/glutamate racemase family protein, producing MHIGLIGGIGVAATVVYYQRLTAAAAALGVAKLELTIAHGEIQELIRNNLADRRAEQAQAFLPLVTRLKDAGCDCVALSSLGAHFCLDELAALSPLPIVSAVAPLDAYFVEQGIKRIGLLGTRVVMRTRLYGQLARTDAMALDDEIERLGQTYQDVAVAGTCSTSQRELFLDAGRRMTAAGADAIVLAGTDLNLAFDGQNPGYTVIDALNIHVALLANLASGRQSLSDIPS from the coding sequence ATGCATATCGGTTTGATCGGGGGCATCGGCGTTGCGGCGACGGTGGTCTACTACCAGCGCCTGACGGCTGCCGCCGCGGCGCTCGGCGTCGCAAAGCTTGAGCTTACGATCGCCCATGGCGAGATTCAGGAACTGATCCGCAACAATCTCGCCGACCGCAGGGCCGAGCAGGCACAGGCGTTCCTTCCGCTTGTCACACGCTTGAAGGACGCAGGCTGCGATTGCGTCGCTCTGTCATCGCTGGGGGCGCATTTCTGTCTGGATGAGCTGGCAGCCTTGTCGCCCTTGCCGATCGTCTCCGCCGTCGCTCCGCTCGACGCCTATTTCGTTGAACAGGGCATCAAGCGGATCGGCCTTCTCGGAACGCGGGTCGTCATGCGCACACGCCTTTACGGCCAGCTCGCTCGCACGGACGCCATGGCATTGGACGACGAGATCGAGCGTCTCGGGCAAACCTACCAGGACGTTGCGGTCGCCGGCACATGCTCAACCTCGCAGCGCGAGCTGTTCCTCGACGCAGGCAGGCGCATGACCGCGGCCGGAGCTGACGCGATCGTTCTCGCCGGAACCGACCTCAATCTGGCTTTCGATGGGCAGAACCCGGGGTATACGGTCATCGACGCGCTGAATATCCACGTCGCGCTGCTCGCGAATCTGGCTTCGGGACGTCAGTCCTTGAGCGATATCCCATCATAG
- a CDS encoding GtrA family protein produces the protein MSFKQYPPFKQYPRRSRQLIAYVFAGGITAVAHYALLIGLVELGHVDPVPATLAGFVLGAIVSYTLNRWLTFDATHSHAQATWRFALIAAGGFVLTGVLMQLFVGKLGLPYLPMQLVTTGIVMVFSFLGHKFFSFADRAE, from the coding sequence ATGTCTTTCAAGCAGTACCCGCCTTTCAAGCAGTACCCGCGCCGGTCCCGCCAGCTCATCGCTTATGTCTTCGCCGGCGGTATCACGGCCGTGGCGCATTACGCGCTATTGATCGGCCTGGTCGAGCTCGGCCATGTCGATCCGGTGCCGGCGACGCTGGCGGGCTTCGTGCTCGGCGCCATCGTCTCCTACACGCTGAATCGTTGGCTGACCTTTGACGCGACCCACAGCCACGCCCAGGCGACCTGGCGTTTCGCATTGATCGCAGCCGGAGGCTTCGTCCTGACCGGCGTGCTGATGCAGCTCTTCGTCGGCAAGCTCGGCTTGCCCTATCTGCCGATGCAGCTTGTCACCACGGGGATCGTGATGGTGTTCTCGTTCCTCGGGCACAAGTTCTTCAGCTTCGCCGACCGGGCGGAGTAG
- a CDS encoding class I SAM-dependent methyltransferase — protein MREADPQKLDALVGRLVGDVGASVTGALVVLGDQLGLYKAMADGKPMTAEDLAAKTGFKERYVREWLSAQAAAEYIDYDADTDSFSLSAEQAMAFAEEGSPAFFAGAFEIVRAMWLDEPKIADAFRTGAGVGWHEHSKCLFRGTERFFRPGYNSNLNNSWIPALDGVKAKLEKGARVADVGCGHGASTVLMAQAYPNSYFFGFDYHGPSIDRAREAATKAGVEDRVVFEQASAKTYPARGYDLVAMFDCLHDMGDPAGAGRHVKETLADDGTWMIVEPFAHDQLKDNLNPVGRIFYGASTMICTPASLSQEVGLGLGAQAGEMRLRRVALDAGFTRFRRATETPFNMVFEVRA, from the coding sequence ATGCGTGAAGCCGACCCTCAGAAACTCGATGCGCTTGTCGGACGTCTGGTTGGTGATGTCGGAGCGTCGGTAACCGGCGCGCTCGTCGTCCTCGGCGACCAGCTCGGCCTCTACAAGGCGATGGCGGACGGCAAGCCGATGACCGCCGAGGACCTCGCCGCCAAGACCGGCTTCAAGGAGCGCTATGTCCGGGAGTGGCTCTCGGCGCAGGCGGCTGCCGAATATATCGACTACGACGCCGACACCGACAGTTTCAGCCTCTCCGCCGAACAGGCGATGGCGTTTGCGGAGGAGGGCAGCCCCGCCTTCTTCGCCGGCGCCTTCGAGATCGTTCGGGCGATGTGGCTCGACGAGCCAAAAATCGCCGATGCCTTTCGGACCGGCGCCGGCGTGGGCTGGCACGAGCACAGCAAATGCCTGTTCCGCGGCACGGAGCGCTTTTTCCGGCCCGGCTACAACAGCAACCTCAACAACAGCTGGATCCCGGCGCTCGACGGGGTCAAAGCCAAGCTCGAAAAGGGTGCCCGCGTCGCCGATGTCGGCTGCGGCCATGGCGCTTCGACCGTGCTGATGGCGCAGGCCTACCCGAATTCGTATTTCTTCGGCTTCGATTACCACGGTCCGTCGATCGACCGGGCACGGGAGGCTGCGACCAAGGCGGGGGTCGAGGACCGGGTCGTCTTCGAGCAGGCCTCGGCCAAGACCTATCCGGCGCGGGGCTACGATCTCGTCGCGATGTTCGATTGCCTGCACGACATGGGTGACCCCGCTGGGGCTGGCCGTCACGTCAAGGAAACGCTTGCCGATGATGGCACCTGGATGATCGTCGAGCCTTTCGCCCATGACCAGCTCAAGGACAACCTCAATCCGGTCGGGCGGATCTTCTACGGGGCATCGACGATGATCTGCACGCCGGCTTCGCTGTCGCAGGAGGTCGGCCTCGGGCTCGGCGCCCAGGCCGGCGAGATGCGGCTGCGGAGGGTGGCGCTCGACGCCGGCTTCACCCGCTTCCGCCGCGCGACCGAGACGCCGTTCAACATGGTCTTCGAGGTCCGCGCCTGA
- a CDS encoding ArsR/SmtB family transcription factor: MLNIVRSAAISYLGRVMKPVFHPDIDDIAAADVFAALADPIRLGILVALADVPEVDKARCNSFTEFASPSLLSYHFAKLREAGITRFRVEGTSRYLSIRREDLDRRFPGLLDSVLETARRDPNLPRLSGPLTVS, encoded by the coding sequence ATGTTGAATATTGTCAGGAGCGCTGCGATCTCCTATCTCGGCAGGGTCATGAAACCGGTGTTCCATCCCGATATCGACGATATCGCCGCGGCCGATGTCTTCGCGGCCCTGGCCGATCCGATCAGGCTCGGCATCCTGGTCGCGCTTGCCGACGTGCCCGAGGTCGACAAGGCGCGCTGCAACAGCTTCACCGAATTCGCCTCGCCGTCGCTCTTGTCCTATCACTTCGCCAAGCTGCGCGAGGCCGGCATCACGCGGTTCCGCGTCGAAGGCACCTCGCGCTATCTTTCGATCAGGCGCGAGGACCTCGACCGCCGCTTCCCGGGCCTGCTCGACAGTGTGCTGGAGACGGCGCGGCGCGACCCCAACCTGCCGCGCTTGTCCGGCCCGCTGACGGTTTCCTGA
- a CDS encoding MFS transporter: MDARLLWLAGGAFAIGTGSLIVTGILPNLAAGFGISVDSAGLLLTAFAIAYAIGSPVLSTLLGNIERKFVLAGSLVVFAAANLAGAFATDFSHLILARIVMALAAGVYMPAANAVAVTLVPPERRARAIALVTGGMTVALILGVPLGTAAAAAGGWHLAFLLVALFGTLALIGILWKLPIGLPRGASTMAARLAVARRGDILLALATTMLWTTGAFTLYGYIAPFLANHGGITGLWLGAALVVSGIGSALGNQFGGIASDRFGPERTLTIVLTVLAGALAAFSLVAVTLPPTTAIFILPVILVVWSAAGWAGHPSQMSRLAAMAPDSVVIALSLNASAMYIGIAAGSVLGQQSIRLGNTSWLGFVGAACEVAALAVLWLALRRKRAAKRSDSDITEIVITAPSVR, from the coding sequence ATGGACGCACGTCTTCTCTGGCTGGCCGGCGGCGCTTTCGCCATCGGCACCGGCAGCCTCATCGTCACCGGAATCCTGCCCAACCTGGCGGCCGGCTTCGGAATCTCAGTCGACTCCGCCGGCCTGTTGCTGACTGCTTTCGCCATCGCCTATGCGATCGGGTCGCCTGTGCTCTCGACGCTTCTCGGCAATATCGAGCGCAAATTCGTCCTCGCCGGCTCGCTCGTTGTTTTCGCAGCCGCCAACCTGGCCGGGGCCTTTGCCACGGACTTTTCGCATCTGATACTGGCGCGAATCGTCATGGCGCTGGCCGCCGGCGTCTACATGCCTGCCGCCAATGCGGTGGCGGTGACGCTGGTGCCGCCGGAGCGGCGGGCGCGGGCGATCGCGCTCGTCACGGGCGGCATGACGGTCGCGCTCATCCTCGGCGTCCCGTTGGGTACGGCAGCCGCGGCAGCTGGCGGCTGGCACCTCGCCTTCCTGCTGGTCGCACTGTTCGGTACGCTGGCGCTGATCGGTATCCTCTGGAAATTGCCCATCGGCCTGCCGCGCGGTGCCAGCACCATGGCCGCACGGCTCGCCGTGGCGCGTCGCGGCGACATCCTGCTGGCGCTGGCGACGACCATGCTGTGGACCACCGGGGCCTTCACGCTCTACGGCTATATCGCGCCGTTCCTGGCCAACCATGGCGGGATTACCGGGCTCTGGCTCGGAGCGGCCCTCGTCGTGTCGGGCATCGGATCCGCGCTGGGCAACCAGTTCGGCGGCATCGCCAGCGACCGCTTCGGACCCGAACGCACTCTCACCATCGTGTTGACCGTCCTGGCTGGAGCGCTTGCCGCCTTCTCGCTCGTCGCGGTGACGCTGCCGCCGACCACTGCGATCTTCATACTCCCGGTCATTTTGGTGGTCTGGAGCGCGGCGGGCTGGGCTGGGCATCCCTCTCAGATGTCACGGCTCGCCGCGATGGCGCCCGACAGCGTGGTAATCGCGCTCTCGCTCAACGCATCCGCTATGTATATCGGCATCGCAGCGGGCTCGGTGCTGGGACAGCAGAGCATTCGCCTGGGCAATACGAGTTGGCTCGGTTTTGTTGGCGCGGCCTGCGAGGTCGCAGCACTCGCCGTGCTCTGGCTCGCGCTGCGCCGCAAGCGCGCCGCCAAGCGCAGCGACAGCGACATCACCGAGATCGTGATCACCGCACCATCTGTGCGCTAG
- the carB gene encoding carbamoyl-phosphate synthase large subunit → MPKRTDIKTILIIGAGPIIIGQACEFDYSGTQACKTLKAEGYRIVLVNSNPATIMTDPDLADATYVEPITPEVVAKIIEKERHVLPGGFALLPTMGGQTALNCALSLNKKSLTDASGRLISVLEKFDVEMIGATAEAIDKAEDRELFRDAMTKIGLDTPRSHQIKTLGQALDALDDIGLPAIIRPSFTMGGTGGGIAYNKSEFIDIVERGIDASPTSEVLIEESVLGWKEYEMEVVRDKKDNCIIVCSIENIDPMGVHTGDSITVAPALTLTDKEYQIMRDASLAVLREIGVETGGSNVQFAVDPETGRMIVIEMNPRVSRSSALASKATGFPIAKVAARLAVGYTLDEIENDITGGATPASFEPTIDYVVTKIPRFAFEKFPGAEPTLTTAMKSVGEAMAIGRTFQESLQKALRSLETGLDGLDEIEVDGMGHGDDKNAIKAALSTPTPDRILHVAQAMRFGFTDEQIHESCKIDPWFLAQMREIVDIEEKVRAHGLPQTPGAFRQVKAMGFSDKRLAAVAGKTEAEVKALRRSLDVRPVYKRIDTCAAEFASPTAYMYSTYAMPFAGKADDEARPSDRKKVVILGGGPNRIGQGIEFDYCCCHACYALRDAGYETIMVNCNPETVSTDYDTSDRLYFEPLTAEDVLEILDTEKQNGTLHGVIVQFGGQTPLKLANALEEAGIPILGTSPDMIDLAEDRDRFKRLLDKLHLKQPKNGIAYSVEQARMIVAELGLPFVVRPSYVLGGRAMAIIHDETQFENYLLGTLPSLIPSEVKAKYPNDKTGQINTVLGKNPLLFDRYLSDAIEVDVDCLSDGKDAFIAGIMEHIEEAGIHSGDSACSLPPRSLSPETIAELERQTKAMALALDVGGLMNVQYAIQNGVIYVLEVNPRASRTVPFVAKVIGIPVAKIAARIMAGESLASFALKAEKLDHVGVKEAVFPFARFPGVDVLLGPEMRSTGEVIGLDRSFDIAFAKSQLGAGSKVPVKGTVFVSVRDEDKPRIVPSVRILADLGFRILATGGTLRLLQEEGIAAAKINKVLEGRPHVVDAIKNGEIQLVFNTTDGPQALADSRSLRRTALLHKVPYYTTLAGAIAAAEGIKAYCSGDLEVRSLQSYFVRAA, encoded by the coding sequence ATGCCCAAGCGCACAGACATCAAGACGATCCTGATCATCGGCGCCGGCCCCATCATTATCGGCCAGGCCTGCGAGTTCGACTATTCCGGCACCCAAGCCTGCAAGACGCTGAAGGCCGAGGGCTACCGCATCGTCCTGGTCAATTCGAACCCGGCCACGATCATGACCGACCCGGACCTGGCGGATGCGACCTATGTCGAGCCGATCACGCCCGAAGTCGTCGCCAAGATCATCGAGAAGGAGCGGCACGTCCTGCCCGGCGGCTTCGCCCTGCTGCCGACCATGGGCGGCCAGACCGCGCTGAACTGCGCGCTCTCGCTCAACAAGAAGTCGTTGACGGATGCCTCGGGCCGCTTGATCAGCGTGCTGGAGAAGTTCGACGTCGAGATGATCGGCGCGACCGCCGAAGCCATCGACAAGGCCGAGGACCGCGAGCTCTTCCGCGACGCGATGACCAAGATCGGCCTCGACACGCCGCGCTCGCACCAGATCAAGACGCTCGGCCAGGCGCTCGACGCCCTCGACGACATCGGCCTTCCCGCGATCATCCGACCGTCCTTCACCATGGGCGGCACCGGCGGCGGCATCGCCTACAACAAGAGCGAGTTCATCGACATCGTCGAGCGCGGCATCGACGCCTCGCCGACCAGCGAGGTCCTGATCGAGGAGAGCGTGCTCGGCTGGAAAGAGTACGAGATGGAGGTCGTCCGCGATAAGAAGGACAACTGCATCATCGTCTGCTCGATCGAGAACATCGACCCGATGGGCGTCCATACCGGCGATTCGATCACGGTGGCGCCGGCGCTGACGCTGACCGACAAGGAATACCAGATCATGCGCGACGCCTCGCTGGCGGTGCTGCGCGAGATCGGCGTCGAGACCGGCGGCTCGAACGTACAGTTCGCGGTCGATCCCGAGACCGGCCGCATGATCGTCATCGAGATGAATCCGCGCGTCTCGCGCTCCTCGGCGCTCGCCTCCAAGGCGACCGGCTTCCCGATCGCAAAGGTCGCGGCGCGCCTGGCAGTGGGCTACACGCTCGACGAGATCGAGAACGACATCACCGGCGGCGCGACGCCTGCCTCCTTCGAGCCGACGATCGACTATGTCGTCACCAAGATTCCGCGCTTCGCCTTCGAGAAATTCCCCGGCGCCGAGCCGACGCTGACGACCGCGATGAAGTCGGTCGGCGAGGCGATGGCGATCGGCCGGACCTTCCAGGAATCGCTCCAGAAAGCTTTGCGCTCGCTGGAGACCGGCCTCGACGGCCTCGACGAGATCGAGGTCGACGGCATGGGCCATGGCGACGACAAGAACGCGATCAAGGCCGCGCTCTCGACGCCGACGCCCGACCGCATCCTGCATGTCGCCCAGGCCATGCGCTTCGGTTTCACCGACGAGCAGATCCATGAGAGCTGCAAGATCGACCCCTGGTTCCTCGCCCAGATGCGCGAGATCGTCGACATCGAGGAGAAGGTGCGCGCCCACGGCCTGCCGCAGACGCCGGGCGCCTTCCGCCAGGTCAAGGCGATGGGCTTCTCCGACAAGCGCCTCGCTGCGGTCGCCGGAAAGACCGAGGCCGAGGTCAAGGCACTGCGCCGCTCGCTCGACGTCAGGCCCGTCTACAAGCGCATCGACACCTGTGCCGCCGAATTCGCCTCGCCGACGGCCTATATGTACTCGACCTATGCCATGCCCTTCGCCGGCAAGGCCGATGACGAGGCGCGTCCGTCCGACCGCAAGAAGGTCGTCATCCTCGGCGGCGGCCCCAACCGCATCGGCCAGGGCATCGAGTTCGACTATTGCTGCTGCCATGCCTGCTACGCGCTGCGCGACGCCGGCTACGAGACCATCATGGTCAACTGCAATCCCGAGACCGTCTCGACCGATTACGACACCTCGGACCGGCTCTATTTCGAGCCGCTGACTGCTGAGGACGTGCTCGAGATCCTCGACACGGAGAAGCAGAACGGCACGCTGCATGGCGTCATCGTCCAGTTCGGCGGGCAGACCCCGCTGAAGCTGGCGAACGCCCTGGAAGAGGCCGGCATCCCGATCCTGGGCACCTCGCCCGACATGATCGACCTCGCCGAGGACCGCGACCGCTTCAAGCGCCTGCTCGACAAGCTGCATCTCAAGCAGCCCAAGAACGGCATCGCCTATTCGGTCGAACAGGCCCGCATGATCGTCGCCGAGCTCGGCCTGCCCTTCGTCGTGCGCCCGTCCTATGTGCTTGGCGGCCGCGCCATGGCGATCATCCATGACGAGACCCAGTTCGAGAACTACCTGCTCGGCACGCTGCCCAGCCTGATCCCCTCCGAGGTCAAGGCGAAATACCCCAACGACAAGACCGGGCAGATCAACACCGTGCTCGGCAAGAACCCGCTGCTGTTCGACCGCTATCTGTCGGATGCCATCGAGGTCGATGTCGACTGCCTCAGCGACGGCAAGGACGCGTTCATCGCCGGCATCATGGAGCATATCGAGGAGGCCGGCATCCATTCCGGCGATTCGGCCTGCTCCCTGCCGCCGCGTTCGCTTTCGCCCGAAACCATCGCCGAGCTGGAGCGCCAGACCAAGGCGATGGCATTGGCGCTCGATGTCGGCGGGCTGATGAACGTGCAGTACGCCATCCAGAACGGCGTCATCTACGTGCTCGAAGTGAACCCGCGCGCCTCGCGCACCGTGCCCTTCGTCGCCAAGGTCATCGGCATCCCCGTCGCCAAGATCGCAGCCCGCATCATGGCCGGAGAGAGCCTGGCGAGCTTCGCGCTGAAGGCGGAGAAGCTCGACCATGTCGGCGTCAAGGAGGCGGTCTTCCCCTTCGCGCGCTTCCCGGGCGTCGACGTGCTGCTCGGGCCGGAAATGCGCTCGACCGGCGAGGTCATCGGGCTCGACCGCTCCTTCGACATCGCCTTCGCCAAGAGCCAGCTCGGCGCTGGCTCCAAGGTGCCGGTCAAGGGCACTGTCTTCGTCTCCGTGCGCGACGAGGACAAGCCGCGCATCGTGCCCAGCGTGCGCATCCTCGCCGATCTTGGCTTCCGCATCCTCGCGACAGGCGGCACGCTGCGCCTGCTGCAGGAGGAAGGCATCGCTGCCGCCAAGATCAACAAGGTGCTGGAAGGCCGCCCGCATGTGGTCGACGCCATCAAGAACGGCGAAATCCAGCTCGTCTTCAACACCACCGACGGCCCGCAGGCGCTGGCGGATTCGCGCTCTCTTCGCCGAACGGCCCTCTTGCACAAGGTGCCCTATTATACCACCTTGGCCGGAGCGATCGCGGCGGCGGAAGGCATCAAGGCCTATTGCAGCGGCGATCTCGAGGTTAGATCGCTGCAATCCTATTTCGTGCGCGCAGCCTGA
- the greA gene encoding transcription elongation factor GreA gives MEKVPMTAGGFAALEAELKDRQQVQRQRIIQAISEARAHGDLSENAEYHAAKESQALNEGRVQELESLIGRADIIDVAKLAGGDTIKFGATVQLIDDDTEEKKVYQIVGEPESDVKSGKVSIGSPIARALIGKKVGDSVQVNTPGGGKSYEVVSIQYR, from the coding sequence ATGGAAAAGGTTCCTATGACCGCGGGCGGCTTCGCTGCCCTCGAGGCGGAGTTGAAGGATCGCCAGCAGGTGCAGCGTCAGCGCATCATCCAGGCGATCTCGGAGGCCCGCGCCCATGGCGATCTCTCGGAGAACGCCGAATATCATGCGGCCAAGGAATCGCAGGCTCTCAATGAAGGCCGCGTCCAGGAGCTCGAATCGCTGATCGGCCGCGCCGACATCATCGACGTCGCCAAGCTCGCCGGCGGCGACACGATCAAATTCGGCGCGACCGTGCAATTGATCGACGACGATACCGAGGAAAAGAAGGTCTACCAGATCGTCGGCGAGCCGGAATCGGATGTGAAGTCCGGCAAGGTCTCGATCGGCTCGCCGATCGCGCGCGCGCTGATCGGCAAGAAGGTCGGCGATTCCGTGCAGGTCAACACGCCCGGCGGCGGCAAGTCCTACGAAGTCGTCAGCATCCAGTACCGCTAG